The Desulfoscipio gibsoniae DSM 7213 genome contains a region encoding:
- a CDS encoding SNF2-related protein — MKYRPHDYQKYTTHFILNHPQAAIFLDCGLGKTVITLTALFYLLFDYFEIRKVLVICPLRVGAVWVEEIIKWQHLNMLRFAVAIGTEAQRKTALLQAADIYIINRENVDWLVNKSGLPFDYDMVVVDELSSFKSHQAKRFKSLMKVRPKVKRIVGLTGTPSANGLMDLWAEFRLLDMGHRLGRFIGRYREDYFVPDKRNQQIVFSYKPKPGAEYAIYRRISDITISMKNTDYLKLPELVMNEVTVKLSDKEADYYRTLQQELVLPLKGKEIDAVNAAALSGKLLQMANGAVYDEDGAVVQIHDRKLDALEDLIEAANGKPVLIAYWFKHDLQRILKRFKATKLDDTTSIKRWNEGEIPVAVIHPASAGHGLNLQAGGSTLIWFGLTWSLELYQQTNARLWRQGQQDTVVIHHIITEGTIDEDVMNALKRKDKTQNALIEAVKARIYQEVE, encoded by the coding sequence ATACTACCCATTTTATATTAAACCATCCCCAGGCCGCTATATTCCTTGATTGCGGTTTAGGCAAGACGGTAATCACCCTAACGGCCTTATTCTACCTGCTGTTTGATTACTTTGAAATCAGAAAAGTGCTTGTAATTTGCCCTCTACGGGTGGGGGCTGTGTGGGTGGAGGAAATAATTAAATGGCAGCATCTAAATATGCTGCGGTTTGCAGTGGCCATTGGCACAGAGGCACAGCGCAAAACGGCATTACTGCAAGCAGCCGATATCTATATCATCAACCGGGAAAATGTGGACTGGTTAGTTAATAAAAGCGGGCTGCCTTTCGATTACGACATGGTGGTGGTAGATGAGCTAAGTTCCTTTAAATCCCACCAGGCCAAACGGTTTAAAAGCCTGATGAAAGTGCGGCCAAAAGTAAAAAGAATTGTGGGCCTTACCGGCACACCATCGGCTAACGGCTTAATGGATTTATGGGCGGAATTCCGGCTTCTGGATATGGGCCACAGGCTGGGCCGCTTTATTGGAAGATATAGAGAGGACTACTTTGTACCGGATAAAAGGAATCAGCAGATTGTATTCAGCTATAAACCAAAGCCCGGTGCTGAATATGCCATCTACCGGCGCATCTCCGACATCACGATATCCATGAAGAATACCGACTACCTGAAGTTACCGGAATTGGTGATGAACGAAGTAACCGTCAAGCTATCGGACAAAGAGGCGGATTACTACCGTACCTTGCAGCAGGAACTAGTGCTGCCGCTAAAAGGCAAAGAGATTGATGCCGTTAACGCTGCAGCCCTGTCCGGTAAACTTCTTCAGATGGCCAACGGGGCTGTATACGATGAAGACGGTGCCGTGGTGCAGATACACGACCGTAAGCTGGATGCACTGGAGGATTTAATCGAAGCGGCTAACGGCAAACCGGTATTAATTGCTTACTGGTTCAAGCATGACCTACAGCGGATACTAAAGCGGTTTAAGGCTACAAAGCTGGATGACACCACTTCCATAAAACGGTGGAATGAAGGTGAAATCCCGGTGGCTGTTATCCACCCCGCCTCCGCTGGCCATGGGCTAAACCTGCAAGCAGGCGGCAGCACTTTAATCTGGTTTGGTTTAACTTGGAGCCTGGAACTTTACCAGCAAACCAATGCCCGGCTGTGGCGGCAAGGCCAGCAGGATACGGTTGTTATTCACCACATCATCACTGAAGGCACCATTGATGAAGATGTTATGAACGCTTTGAAAAGAAAAGATAAAACCCAAAATGCACTAATCGAAGCAGTGAAGGCCAGGATTTATCAGGAGGTGGAGTAA